The Salvelinus alpinus chromosome 28, SLU_Salpinus.1, whole genome shotgun sequence genome includes a window with the following:
- the LOC139557895 gene encoding pancreatic progenitor cell differentiation and proliferation factor B-like produces the protein MAAINAGGSLVATHDYYRRRIGSTSSSSSCGSSEYSGEVIPHHPGLPKQDSGHWWSSFFFGKQNQPGMTTLTEEAQQKVTAMTLTNGQVTCVAREMVMKRQVSDPVRSEPASPPPS, from the exons ATGGCAGCGATCAACGCAGGCGGTTCTCTTGTGGCAACCCATGACTACTACCGAA GGCGCATCGGCTCCACCTCCAGCAGCAGCTCCTGTGGCAGTTCAGAGTACAGTGGGGAGGTCATTCCACACCATCCAG GTCTACCAAAACAAGACTCTGGACATTGGTGGTCCAGCTTCTTCTTTGGGAAGCAGAACCAGCCAGGAATGACCACTCTGACTGAGGAGGCCCAGCAGAA GGTGACGGCCATGACTTTGACCAACGGCCAGGTGACCTGCGTTGCCAGGGAGATGGTGATGAAGAGGCAGGTTAGCGACCCCGTGAGGTCTGAGCCGGCGAGTCCACCCCCCTCCTGA